A stretch of the Marasmius oreades isolate 03SP1 chromosome 8, whole genome shotgun sequence genome encodes the following:
- a CDS encoding uncharacterized protein (BUSCO:EOG09260E8K), whose product MSSPDTLSVPSRPPQDRSESAQNALLHKVSNQPGYTTPVFKGKESQRAAVQKLIASKGFVPQELVPNEVNWFYSHLGIDDTYFANENENVICDHIIALFGAKILAYTKHDPTQLVIDLEKIEEGKGATFIYTSPPGLTVTEGPGATCEPRIDQLFLDNSTPENAYRLETFRSTGSVSATASQQLRCYFITKCVFPENRKGTQDPQGRGTDIRSVSDKVFLDKATENTLDIYQKVLWSVETRYGPVIDVFEVEGTRERRLVIGYKMGGTSRFFSALSNLYHYYSLYTSRKYVEQFSNGVTIISLYLNPMPTGNGAPPIEHSIFQVMKEASLLYCLPDNPFFHPVTTSTESSSKQSGQEEQHAVQEATYAYCGWIFAQHFCNRLGSAYLSLKQVLDENDPAHASVLNDIKRRFREETFTRESIMNVISTYGELIRLLYVNFAMTHYPAAENANLVPTLSYQRLRTVQPMNDDELYDRIRRTVPNKHDLQVLESFLVFNRHVLKTNFYQPTKVALSFRLTSDFLPEVEYPVKPFGMFFVIGSEFRGFHIRFRDVARGGIRLVMSRNRETYSINQRMLFDENYNLARTQNLKNKDIPEGGAKGTILPSIGAPPRRCFEKYVDSIIDLLIPGQSPGIKETLVDLYGKPELLFFGPDEGTADMMDWAALHARDRGAETWWKSFTTGKSAELLGGVPHDTYGMTSLSIRQYVLGIYKQLGLREKDVTKVQTGGPDGDLGSNEILLSSDKTIAIIDGSGVLADPQGLNREELIRLAKLRVPVANFDLSKLSKDGYLVKVEDRDLKLPSGEVVLDGTDFRNGAHLRYKADLFVPCGGRPEAINISNMHALFDSEGKPHYKYIVEGANLFIAQQARLFLEKKKVILFKDSSTNKGGVTSSSLEVLAGLALSTSEYTDLMIFKNGKPSEFYKSYVKDIQQTITENAAAEFSCIWREHTRCQGSKTRTAISDELSQTLNALQAELEASDLYDDKASRDGVMRRAIPRVLVDKIGLDVLLRRLPETYQRALFSVWVASRYIYKYGVTASSVDFFHFARDLSK is encoded by the exons ATGTCTTCCCCCGATACTCTCTCCGTTCCCTCTCGTCCACCACAAGATAGATCGGAATCAGCCCAGAACGCTCTTCTTCACAAGGTCTCTAATCAGCCAGGTTATACCACACCTGTCTTCAAGGGCAAAGAATCGCAGCGCGCCGCCGTCCAGAAACTCATCGCATCCAAGGGTTTCGTCCCACAAGAACTGGTACCGAACGAAGTCAACTGGTTCTACTCTCATCTAGGTATCGATGACACCTACTTCGCCAACGAAAACGAGAATGTCATCTGCGATCATATCATCGCGCTCTTTGGTGCAAAGATTTTAGCCTATACGAAACACGATCCTACCCAGCTCGTCATCGACCTCGAGAAGAtagaagaaggaaaaggcgCGACGTTCATTTATACAAGTCCGCCAGGTTTGACAGTGACGGAGGGTCCTGGAGCAACGTGTGAACCCAG AATTGACCAACTCTTCTTGGACAATTCAACACCCGAAAACGCATACCGCCTCGAAACTTTCCGATCGACAGGTTCTGTATCTGCAACTGCATCGCAACAACTCCGATGCTACTTCATCACTAAATGTGTCTTCCCGGAAAATCGCAAGGGAACCCAAGACCCACAGGGTAGAGGAACCGATATTCGAAGCGTCAGTGACAAGGTATTTTTAGACAAGGCAACCGAGAACACGCTCGACATTTACCAGAAG GTATTGTGGTCAGTTGAGACTCGTTACGGACCCGTCATCGATGTGTTCGAAGTCGAAGGAACGCGTGAACGCCGATTGGTCATTGGGTACAAAATGGGCGGAACTTCGCGCTTCTTCAGCGCTTTATCAAACCTCTATCACTATTATTCATTGTACACTTCGAGGAAGTACGTCG AACAATTCTCCAATGGCGTTACAATCATCTCCCTCTACCTGAACCCCATGCCCACCGGTAATGGTGCACCTCCTATCGAACACTCGATTTTCCAGGTCATGAAGGAGGCTTCGTTGCTGTATTGCTTACCGGACAACCCATTCTTCCACCCGGTTACGACTTCTACTGAAAGCAGCAGCAAGCAGTCTGGACAAGAGGAGCAACATGCCGTGCAAGAGGCTACTTATGCTT ACTGTGGCTGGATTTTTGCACAACACTTCTGTAACCGACTCGGCTCTGCATACCTTTCGCTCAAGCAGGTGCTGGATGAAAATGATCCTGCTCATGCAAGTGTCTTGAATGATATCAAAAGGAGATTCAGGGAGGAGACCTTCACAAGAGAGAGTATCATGAACGTCATTAGCACCTACGGAGAGTTG ATCCGCCTTCTCTATGTCAACTTCGCCATGACTCATTACCCTGCTGCGGAAAATGCAAACCTGGTGCCAACGCTCTCTTACCAGCGTTTGCGAACTGTGCAACCAATGAATGATGACGAGCTGTACGATCGTATTAGACGGACCGTTCCGAACAAGCATGATCTCCAAGTCCTGGAGAGTTTTTTAGTTTTCAACCG CCACGTCCTCAAGACCAACTTCTACCAACCAACGAAGGTCGCGCTGTCCTTCAGGCTAACATCGGACTTCCTTCCCGAGGTCGAATATCCTGTCAAACCTTTCGGGATGTTTTTCGTTATCG GCAGCGAGTTCCGCGGTTTCCACATCCGATTCCGAGACGTTGCTCGTGGTGGTATTCGTCTTGTCATGTCCAGAAACCGGGAGACATACTCCATCAACCAGAGGATGTTGTTCGATGAGAACTACAACCTAGCtcgaacacagaatttgaagaaCAAGGATATTCCCGAAGGTGGTGCAAAGGGTACCATTTTGCCATC GATCGGAGCGCCCCCTCGTCGCTGCTTCGAGAAATACGTGGATTCGATAATTGATTTGTTAATTCCGGGCCAGTCGCCAGGGATTAAGGAGACCCTTGTTGATCTCTACGGAAAGCCCGAGTTGTTATTCTTCGGACCTGACGAGGGTACTGCTGATATGATGGACTGGGCTGCAC TACATGCGCGAGACCGTGGTGCCGAAACCTGGTGGAAGTCGTTCACAACTGGAAAGAGTGCGGAGTTACTGGGTGGTGTACCACACGATACTTATGGAATGACGTCGCTGTCGATCAGGCAGTACGTTCTGGGTATCTATAAGCAGCTAGGTTTGAGAGAGAAGGATGTTACGAAGGTGCAGACCGGTGGACCTGATGGTGATTTGGGGTCGA ACGAAATTCTTCTTTCATCGGATAAAACTATCGCTATTATCGACGGATCTGGTGTCCTCGCTGATCCTCAAGGGCTCAACCGCGAGGAACTCATTCGTCTCGCCAAGTTGCGTGTACCAGTTGCCAACTTTGATTTGAGCAAGTTGAGCAAGGATGGGTATCTTGTGAAGGTTGAGGATCGGGACCTCAAGTTGCCTTCGGGTGAAGTCGTACTTGACGGAACAGATTTCAGAAACGGAGCGCATCTTCGATACAAGGCGGATCTCTTTGTACCATGTGGTGGAAG ACCGGAGGCCATTAACATCTCGAATATGCATGCTCTCTTCGATTCAGAAGGCAAACCTCACTACAAGTACATTGTCGAAGGTGCCAACTTGTTCATTGCGCAGCAAGCTCGTCTATTCCTCGAAAAGAAGAAGGTTATCCTGTTCAAGGACTCGAGTACTAACAAGG GTGGTGTTACTTCTTCCTCCCTCGAAGTGCTTGCAGGCTTGGCCCTTTCCACCTCGGAATACACCGATCTCATGATCTTCAAAAACGGCAAACCGTCTGAATTCTATAAATCCTATGTCAAGGACATCCAACAAACGATCACCGAGAACGCAGCAGCAGAGTTTTCGTGTATCTGGCGTGAACATACGAGGTGCCAAGGAAGCAAGACTAGGACTGCGATCTCGGACGAGTTGAGTCAGACGTTGAATGCGTTGCAGGCAGAGTTGGAGGCAAGTGATTTGTATGATGATAAAGCGAGTAGAGATGGGGTTATGAGGAGGGCTATTCCTAGGGTTTTGGTTGATAAGATTGGGCTTGATGTGTTGTTGAGGAGGTTGCCGGAGACGTATCAGAGAGCTTTGTTTTCGGTTTGGGTTGCAAGTCGTTAT ATCTACAAGTATGGTGTGACTGCATCGAGCGTCGACTTTTTCCATTTTGCTAGAGATCTTTCAAAGTAG